The Lachnospiraceae bacterium KM106-2 nucleotide sequence AGTAATGAAGAGAAAAAGATAGGTGGTAAGTATGGATAAATTAAAAGTTTTAGTAGTTGATGATGAAAGCAGAATGAGAAAACTAGTAAAAGATTTCTTGATTCGTGATGGATATGATGTTTTAGAAGCTGAAAATGGAGAAGAAGCTGTTGATATATTTTTTTCAACAAAAGATATTTCGTTGATCATATTAGATGTGATGATGCCAAAGCTAGATGGATGGGGTGTTTGCCGTGAGATAAGACAGTATTCCAAAGTGCCTATTATCATGCTGACAGCAAAAAGTGATGAAAGGGATGAATTACTAGGTTTTGAACTTGGTATTGATGAATATATTTCGAAACCATTTAGTCCGAAGATCCTTGTTGCAAGAGTAGGCGCTGTCTTAAGAAGAACCAACCAAGCGGATACGGAAGTGATCGATATTGGTGGAATTCATCTTGATAAAGCGGCCCACGAAGTTGTGATCGATGGTGAAAAAATTGACTTAAGTTTTAAAGAATTTGAATTATTAACGTACTTTATAACGAATCAAGGGGTTGCTTTGAGTCGTGAAAAAATCTTAAATAACGTATGGAATTATGATTATTTTGGTGATGCAAGAACCATTGATACCCATGTTAAGAAATTAAGGAATAAAATGGGCGAAAAAGGAGCATACATTAAGACAATATGGGGAATGGGCTATAAGTTCGAACCTTAGAATTAGAGGATGGTGTAACGATGAAATTTAAAGATTCGATTCGTTTTAAATTTGTATCTACATTAGCCGTATTAATCCTATTTACAATTTTCTTATGCTGGTTTATGAATAAGACATTTTTCACTGGATACTATGAAAAGACAAAGATTAATACATTAGGTCAAATGTATGAGGATACATGTGATATTTTTAATGACTTTATGAATTCTGCAGAGCCATTAGAGGAAGATA carries:
- a CDS encoding chemotaxis regulator - transmits chemoreceptor signals to flagelllar motor components CheY gives rise to the protein MDKLKVLVVDDESRMRKLVKDFLIRDGYDVLEAENGEEAVDIFFSTKDISLIILDVMMPKLDGWGVCREIRQYSKVPIIMLTAKSDERDELLGFELGIDEYISKPFSPKILVARVGAVLRRTNQADTEVIDIGGIHLDKAAHEVVIDGEKIDLSFKEFELLTYFITNQGVALSREKILNNVWNYDYFGDARTIDTHVKKLRNKMGEKGAYIKTIWGMGYKFEP